The DNA window CTGTGGGGAGCTTATTTCACGTCTGTGGCGATAACCTGGGCCGTCGGCCATCTCGTCACCACGAGGATCTTCGGACGTGATGCGCGCGCCGGCGTCGTCGGGGGCGTGTCGTCGGCCTATTCCAATGTCGTGCTGCTCGGCGCGCCGTTCATCCTTGGCGTATTCGGCCCGAGCGGCTTCGAAGTGCTGTCGCTTCTGGTCTCCGTGCATCTGCCGGTCATGATGATGGCCTCGATCGTGCTGTTCGAGATGTTTGGCCGCGGCAGCGGCGACCATGTCCATCCGCTGCGGGTGCTGCGCAGCTTCCTGCGGCGGCTGTTCATGAACCCGCTGATCATCGGCATTCTGCTGGGGCTGGCATGGCGCCTCAGCGGCGTGCCGCTGCCTGACCTCGCCATGCGGCTGGTCGATGCGCTGGCCGACACGGCCGGGCCGGTGGCGCTGTTTGCCATGGGGCTCAGCCTGCGTCGCTTCGGCGTTTCCGGCAATGTCAGGCCGGCCCTGGCGCTTTCGGCGCTGAAGCTGTTCCTGATGCCTGCGCTGGTTCTCGCCTTCGTATGGCTGCTCGGCCTGCCGCCGATGACCGCCAAGGTGGCGGTCGTGGTCGCGGCGCTGCCATCCGGGATCAATTCCTATCTCATCGCCGTGCAGTTCAACACCGGCCAGGCGCTGGCTTCGAACCAGATGACCATCGCCACGGCCTGTGCCGCCATCACCACGGCTTTCTGGCTGACCGTGGTTCTCCACGTCTACGGTTAGTTCGTCTTCGGCTGGTTTCGTGCTGGCCCAAAGCCTATATGCCATCTTGCAATTGATTGCGTGGCTTGCCCTAGGTAAAGAGCACTGGCTCCAGTGTCCCGGCCTCGATATCATCGGGCACGCCCATCGAAGAAAATCCAGATACCGGCCCGTCAGTGCGCCGAGCGGAGGCTAGACCATGCTTCAGAAAACCAGCCATTTCATGCGGCAGGCCAATCTCATCAACGGCGAATGGGTGCAGGCCGACAGCGGCCAGACGGTCGACGTCAACAATCCCGCCACCGGCCTCAAGATCGGCACCGTGCCGAAGTCGGGCAAGGCCGAGACCCGCCGCGCCATCGAGGCGGCCGATGCCGCCTTCAAGTCGTGGCGCAAGACCACCGCGCTCGAACGCTCGAAGCTGCTGCGCAAGCTGCATGACGCGATGATGGACAATCAGGACGTGCTGGCCGAACTGCTGACCATCGAGCAGGGCAAGTCTCTGTTCGAATCGAAGGGCGAGATCGGCTCGGCCGCGGCTTATATATTGTGGTTCGCCGAGGAGGGCCGCCGCACCTATGGCGACGTTGTGCCGTCACCATGGGCGGATCGCCGTATCCTGGTGACCAAGGAACCGGTCGGCGTCATCGCCGCCATCACGCCGTGGAATTTCCCGTCCTCGATGCTGGCCCGCAAGCTCGGTCCCGCACTGGCCGCGGGCTGCACCGCCGTCGTCAAGCCGGCCTCGCAGACGCCATATTCGGGCCTCGCCTGGGGCGCGCTGGCCGAGGAAGTCGGCTTCCCCAAGGGCGTCGTCAACATCCTGACCGGTGCCGCCGGAGAAATCGGCGACGAGATCTGCGCCAATCCGCTGGTCAAGAAGATCACCTTCACGGGCTCGACCGAAGTCGGCAAGATCCTGATCCAGAAGTCGTCGGTCACCGTCAAGAAAGTCTCGATGGAACTTGGCGGCAACGCGCCGTTCATCGTCTTCGACGACGCCGATATCGACCGTGCCGTCACCGGCGCCATAACCGCCAAGTACCGCAATTCCGGCCAGACCTGCGTGTGCACCAACCGCTTCCTCGTGCAGGCCGGCGTCTATGACAAGTTCGTCGAGAAACTGGCCGCCGCCAGCAACGGGCTGAAGGTCGGTTCCGGCCTCGAGGAAGGCGTGCAGCAGGGACCGCTGATCGACGAGAAGGCGGTCGAGAAGGTCGAGGAACTGATCGCCGACGCCACCTCGAAGGGGGGCAAGATCGTCGCCGGCGGCAAGCGTCATGCGCTCGGCGGCTCGTTCTTCCAGCCGACGGTCATCGCCAATGCCACGCCCAAGATGCGCTTCATGAAGGAAGAGATCTTCGGCCCGGTCGCACCGGTGTTCAAGTTCGAGACCGAGGAAGAGGCGGTGCAACTGGCCAACGACACCGAGTTCGGCCTTGCCTGCTACTTCTACACCGGTGATCTCGGCCGTGCCTTCCGGGTCATGGAAGGGCTGAAATACGGCATGGTCGGCGTCAATGAAGGCCTCATCACGACGCCAGAGGCGCCGTTCGGCGGCGTCAAGGAATCGGGTCTCGGCAAGGAAGGCGGACATCAGGGCATCGAGGATTATCTCGACACCAAATATGTCTGCATTGGCGGCCTCGGCCTCTGATAGACTGGTCTTGAGATGGGCAGGCCAACGGGCGGCCCATCTTTTCTGGGAAATCCTCCCGAAGTCCTCTGGATCAACTGGCATTTGCGGGCATGGCGATGAAGGACGGCGAGGTCTTCGGCACGACACAGACGGGCGAGCCCGTGCGCCGCTTCGCCATCAGGGGCGGCGGCCTCACCGCCAACATCATCGGTCTCGGCGCCATCATCCAGGATTTGCGCCTGACCGGCCACGATGCGCCGCTGGTGCTCGGCTACGGCACCCTGCAAGAGTATGAGGCCGACAACGCCTTCTTCGGCGCGGTGGTCGGCCGCTATGCCAACCGCATCCGCGACGGCCGCTTCACCATTGGCGGCAACCGCTACCAGACCGAGCCGAATTTCCTCGACAAGCACACGCTGCATGGCGGCTCGCAGGGTTATTCGCACCGGCCATGGGCGGTTTCGCTGCACGGCCGGGACTTCGTCACGCTGACGCTGCACGATCCCGACGGCGCGATGGGCTTTCCCGGCGCGCTCGACGTCACCTGCACCTACCGGCTGAAGATACCCGGCACGCTCAGCGTCGAACTGACGGCGACCTGCGAGGAGCCGACGCTGTGCAATCTTACGCAGCACTCCTATTTCAACCTGGATGATGGCGGGGCCGGCGACATTCTCGATCACAGGTTGATGCTGAACGCCGGTGCCTATCTGCCGGTCGATGGCGACATGATCCCGACCGGCGTGGTCAAGCCGGTTGACGGCACGCCTTTCGATTTCCGCCAGGCGCGGCCGTTGCGCATGGAGACCGAGGGCGAACAACTGCCCTACGACCAGAATTTCTGCCTCGCCTCGGCGCGCGGACCGCTGCGGCAAGCGGCATGGACGCAAGGGGCAAGCTCCGGCGTCGAGATGGAGGTCTGGACGACGGAGCCCGGCGTCCAGCTCTATACAGGCCAGTATGTGACGCCCCGCAAGGGCCTGGAAGGGCGGGATTACAAAGCCTTTAGTGGCTTCTGCCTGGAACCTCAGATATGGCCGGATGCGCCGAACCGGCCGTATTTTCCACAGGCGACGCTGTGGCCAGGTGCAATTTATCACCACGTGACGGAATATCGTTTCCGCCTTCCATAGTTTCTCCAAGCGCTAGTTTTCAAACGCAGTCCGCAATGTATCGAACGGCGCCAGCGCGCCGCGAACCTGCACCACGGCGGCGGCGACGCGATGGGCTCGGCGGACAGCTTCCTGGGGGCCATGACCGGCAAGACGCGCCGCCAGATAGGCGCCGTTGAAGGAATCGCCGGCTCCGGTGGTGTCGATGGCGGCCGCGACATGGATCGCCGGCACGTCGTGCAACGTTCCGTTTTTGGCAATCAGCGCCGGCTGTTCGCCGTTCTTGACGACGATTTCGCTGACCCATTGTCCAAGCCGCTCGGCGGTCGCCTGCGGCGTTGCATCCTCAAACAGCATCTGCTCGTCGGGGAAGGTCGGCAGTGCGATGTCGGTAACGGCAAGCGCCTCTACGATGGCCGTTTGCGCGTCCTCGCGCCGACGCCAAAGCCGCGGCCGGTAGTTGGGGTCGAAAGCGATCAGCGACCCCGCCGTGCGCGCCTTGGCCACAGCGCTCAGCAGTGTGGCGCGCGCGGCATCGTCCAGAATTGCCAAAGTGATTCCGGAAAAATACACAAGCGCCTGATTCTCAAGGTTTTTCGACAGTGCGGCTGGATCGGAAGCAAGCTGCCGGGCGGCGGCGTCGCCGCGCCAGTAGGTGAAGGAGCGTTCGGCCCCGGTCAGCGTTATCGCGTAAAGGCCGGGGCGCGCCCCCGATATCACCGGGCTGGAGCCGATGCCGATGCCGTTTTCGGCGAAGAAGCCGATCTGGCCTTGCGAGAAGGGGTCGTCGCCGAAGGCCGAGACATAGGTCGCCGGCCGGTCCTGGCTCAACGCATGCAGCGCCCACAGCGTGTTGAACGTGTCGCCGGCAAAGCCCATGCGCCAGTTCGTGCCGGTCTGGCCCGACAGTTCGAGCATGCATTCGCCGATCGAGGCGACGCCGTTTCCCGCCATCTGCTATCCTCCAGTGATTTCCGTGCTGTAGCTTTTTGCCGGTGGCGGCGCCATGCTTGGCAAGCAGGCATTTTTGCGCCACAGCGTTTTCCCACAGGCTGGCGGGAAGCGATCCACCCGGGAGAACGTTGTCTGCAGAAGAGGAACCGGTTTGGCATCGATATGGCGTTATCTCCTGGCGGGTCTTGGTCTGGCTGCTCTGCTGGTCGGCGTTCTCGCGGTCGTCTACCTGACCGCGCCGCAAAGCGCGCAGCTTGCCGGCCCGGATCTCTCTCGGACGAAGAAAACCGACAACGGGCTGTACATTGCGAGCTTCGTGCCGGAACGGGGCGTGGTGCGGCAGGGCGAACTGGAATCCTGGCTGCTGACGCTGAAAACAAAGACAGGGGCTTCGGTGGAGCGAGCCGCGATCGCCATCTCCGGCGGCATGCCGCAACACAATCACGGCCTGCCGACGAGCCCGCAGGTGACCGATTATCTGGGCGAGGGCCGTTACCGCATCGAGGGGCTGAAATTCACCATGAGCGGTTGGTGGCAACTTCGTTTCGCCATCTCGTCCGGCGCTGGCTCCGACACGGTGCTGTTCAACGTGGTGCTGTGAGCGATCGATGACGCGCCTTTTCTGTTTTCTTGCGCTGACGGTCGCCGTCATCCTCGTTGGCTGCGGCAAGCCGGATTTTTCCGACGCCGAGAAGAAGACCATCGCTTCGCTGGCCCTGAACACCTTGCCGTCGCTGAAGCCCGACACGACCAATCGCTTCGCCGATGTGCCGGCCGCGGCGGCGCTTGGCTCGACGCTGTTCTTCGATCTGGGCATGAGCCGCGACGGCACCGTGTCGTGCTCGACCTGCCACAAGATCGACCGCCAGTTCCAGGACGACCTGCCGCGAGCCGTTGGCGTCGGCCGCACCAACCGGCGCACCATGCCGCTGGCGGGCGTGGCGCGCGATCCCTTTTTCTTCTGGGACGGCCGACGCGACAGCCTGTGGGCGCAAGCGCTGACACCGCTGGAAAACCCGCTGGAGCAGGCCGGAAACCGCGCCGCCTACGCGCATTACATCAAGGCGCGCTTCGGCGAGCGCTATGAGCGGATCTTCGGGCCGCTGCCCGATTTTTCCGGCATTCCTTCCAATGCCAGCCCGCTGGGAACCGATGCCGAGAAGGCCGCCTGGAATGCAATGAGCGATGGACAGCGCGACGCCATCAACCGCGTCTATGCCAATATCGGCAAGGCGATTGCTGCCTTTGAACGCTCGATCGAGCCGGCGCAGACGCGTTTCGACCGCTTTGCGCTTGACCTTGCCACCGGTGCCGAGCCCAAAGGCGATGCCATCTTTTCCCGGGAGGAGATCCTCGGGCTG is part of the Mesorhizobium loti genome and encodes:
- a CDS encoding AEC family transporter, which produces MSPLTETVLFVFSLVALGYLAGLTGYLRPASGEGISDFAVSVAMPLLLFQTMVNADFHGVAPWPLWGAYFTSVAITWAVGHLVTTRIFGRDARAGVVGGVSSAYSNVVLLGAPFILGVFGPSGFEVLSLLVSVHLPVMMMASIVLFEMFGRGSGDHVHPLRVLRSFLRRLFMNPLIIGILLGLAWRLSGVPLPDLAMRLVDALADTAGPVALFAMGLSLRRFGVSGNVRPALALSALKLFLMPALVLAFVWLLGLPPMTAKVAVVVAALPSGINSYLIAVQFNTGQALASNQMTIATACAAITTAFWLTVVLHVYG
- a CDS encoding NAD-dependent succinate-semialdehyde dehydrogenase — encoded protein: MLQKTSHFMRQANLINGEWVQADSGQTVDVNNPATGLKIGTVPKSGKAETRRAIEAADAAFKSWRKTTALERSKLLRKLHDAMMDNQDVLAELLTIEQGKSLFESKGEIGSAAAYILWFAEEGRRTYGDVVPSPWADRRILVTKEPVGVIAAITPWNFPSSMLARKLGPALAAGCTAVVKPASQTPYSGLAWGALAEEVGFPKGVVNILTGAAGEIGDEICANPLVKKITFTGSTEVGKILIQKSSVTVKKVSMELGGNAPFIVFDDADIDRAVTGAITAKYRNSGQTCVCTNRFLVQAGVYDKFVEKLAAASNGLKVGSGLEEGVQQGPLIDEKAVEKVEELIADATSKGGKIVAGGKRHALGGSFFQPTVIANATPKMRFMKEEIFGPVAPVFKFETEEEAVQLANDTEFGLACYFYTGDLGRAFRVMEGLKYGMVGVNEGLITTPEAPFGGVKESGLGKEGGHQGIEDYLDTKYVCIGGLGL
- a CDS encoding aldose epimerase family protein, which encodes MAMKDGEVFGTTQTGEPVRRFAIRGGGLTANIIGLGAIIQDLRLTGHDAPLVLGYGTLQEYEADNAFFGAVVGRYANRIRDGRFTIGGNRYQTEPNFLDKHTLHGGSQGYSHRPWAVSLHGRDFVTLTLHDPDGAMGFPGALDVTCTYRLKIPGTLSVELTATCEEPTLCNLTQHSYFNLDDGGAGDILDHRLMLNAGAYLPVDGDMIPTGVVKPVDGTPFDFRQARPLRMETEGEQLPYDQNFCLASARGPLRQAAWTQGASSGVEMEVWTTEPGVQLYTGQYVTPRKGLEGRDYKAFSGFCLEPQIWPDAPNRPYFPQATLWPGAIYHHVTEYRFRLP
- a CDS encoding sugar kinase, producing the protein MAGNGVASIGECMLELSGQTGTNWRMGFAGDTFNTLWALHALSQDRPATYVSAFGDDPFSQGQIGFFAENGIGIGSSPVISGARPGLYAITLTGAERSFTYWRGDAAARQLASDPAALSKNLENQALVYFSGITLAILDDAARATLLSAVAKARTAGSLIAFDPNYRPRLWRRREDAQTAIVEALAVTDIALPTFPDEQMLFEDATPQATAERLGQWVSEIVVKNGEQPALIAKNGTLHDVPAIHVAAAIDTTGAGDSFNGAYLAARLAGHGPQEAVRRAHRVAAAVVQVRGALAPFDTLRTAFEN
- a CDS encoding FixH family protein, with amino-acid sequence MASIWRYLLAGLGLAALLVGVLAVVYLTAPQSAQLAGPDLSRTKKTDNGLYIASFVPERGVVRQGELESWLLTLKTKTGASVERAAIAISGGMPQHNHGLPTSPQVTDYLGEGRYRIEGLKFTMSGWWQLRFAISSGAGSDTVLFNVVL
- a CDS encoding cytochrome-c peroxidase, which encodes MTRLFCFLALTVAVILVGCGKPDFSDAEKKTIASLALNTLPSLKPDTTNRFADVPAAAALGSTLFFDLGMSRDGTVSCSTCHKIDRQFQDDLPRAVGVGRTNRRTMPLAGVARDPFFFWDGRRDSLWAQALTPLENPLEQAGNRAAYAHYIKARFGERYERIFGPLPDFSGIPSNASPLGTDAEKAAWNAMSDGQRDAINRVYANIGKAIAAFERSIEPAQTRFDRFALDLATGAEPKGDAIFSREEILGLKLFIGKANCVTCHNGPRFTDNGFHNTGVPPVADLPPDRGRVDAVAQVEADPFNCLGAYRDGDVSACGELRFMVKDGPQLIRAYKTPSLRGAATRPPYMHAGQFSSLDEVVAHYAKAAPSVEGTSEIHPLELSDRERAALVAFLKTLSE